The Bdellovibrio sp. NC01 genome includes the window TTCTTCTTTAGCCAAGCGATTTCTTTCGCGTCTGAGATCGGAAAAAAGTTTTTGGGAATTACCCGTCGATCTATAAGTGAAACGGACCTTTGGCTTTTGCACCTCAAATTGAGGACGGACGGGTGAAGTATATCGTTTGAATCCAACGCCCAAATAGTTTTCTAAAAGAATGCCTTTGTGTTCATCAACGAGCACTTGTTTTTGTTCTTTAAAGCTTGGATAGCGACCGTTTGCTTTTCTTTTCCATTCTAACCACGCGTGAACCAACTCGTGTTGGCGTCGATCCATCACGCAAAGATTTATTAATCTATTATCAGATCTTACGCCGTTGATGTGATGCACGACTTCGTTGGGAAATAATTTTCGCTTTAAGGTCCTCATGGCAATGAGGCGGTGTTCGTATTCGTCACGACCTTTCATCACGACGTAACCCTGGTCGTCTTTATATCTATTTTTTGATTTTCTTCTTGTGAGCGAGAAAAGGTAAGCGAATGAAAAGACGGTTGCTAACCCAATCCAGAAGGCTTTTGAAAGCGGATTTGTTTTTGGAATAAGAACGGTCGCTATTGGAATAGCCGTCATTAATAGAAGGGCCATGGTCCACAAGAGCTGCCGTATTTTTCGCTTCAACCATTGCATAGGCATCTGATCGACATTCGTCGAGGATAAATTCAAACAAAATTAAATGAATTTCAAAGCGGCTTCGTCTTGTTTTGAGAATGGGGATCACTTTGAGACGCTGCTAAGTTTTCATCTGCTGAAAATTCAGCGGCTGCTGAGATTTCAGCGCTTTTTCATCCTGCCTTCGCATACTTACGCACGAATTGGCGTGGCCCCGTCCTCGCAATACTCCTAAAGCATGAAGCGAGTTTGAATCGCTCATCAAATATCCAAGGAGGATTTATGAAGAAGGTACTCAGCATATTGGCAATCGCAGTTGCCCTGTCGGTCGCAGCATGCGCGCCAGCAGCCAAAGATGAAGGAAGCACAACAACGTCAGATCAAGTGTTTCCAGACAGTCTTAAATTCGTAACACCAGCAGGAGTGAAATAGTCATGAAAGACTTAATTAAAAAACTAGCAGTTCTTGGTATCGCATCTTTAATTAGTAACGCCGCTTTTTCTGCCGCTCCAACTGTTGATAACTATCGTGGTGTGGTTCGCGCAGTGTTGGCAAAATTCGACCGTGACTATTCACGCTTGAACCCGCAAGGGCAACCCGATCCAGGCGCACTGATGATCGTGGAAAAATTCTTGTCCGTCTTCAATGCTTTGAAGATCACCGGACCGGGAGAGTACCACTTCTTCATGACCGAAGCGTCCCCAATGCAGGGATGTTTTCAGGCCGCAGAGGATTGTCAGGAGTTAAAGGTTCTAGTTCGCAACAGTACTCATAGCGGTGATTCAACACTGTTTGGTGCTGCGAACGCCTTCACTTTCGACATCATCGTGTGGTCGAATTCGGGTAATGGCTTTGAAAGATTTTTGCTGGGTCACTACACCCCTGTATTGGGTACAGCTGGCAAAGCGAACATGACAGTGATCTCTTGCAGTGGGTGCTCGACAGTGGGTCATTCACAAATCGAATGGGATGGTACGGGAGTCTTCTATCATCTGCGCTCGACGATGTATGACACGCACATTGAAAACTCGAATGCAGACTCGGGTATTCAAGCAGATGCAGTGTACTCGCCACTGACAGGTCAGATGAAGGTTGCGATCTCTGGTAAGAATGTGTGTGATGTGGCAGCGATTGGTGACTCGATCTGTTCCCAAGGGCCGAACTCTCGCACGACTGGTTATGCAGCGATCCTTCATGCGAATACGATCACTGGTAACGTGTATCTGCAAGGTGTGCAAGGTGCGAATGACAGTGTAACTGTACCGACTCAGGATCCAATGTGCTTGAAGGCCGATGGGACTGAAGATGTGTCAGCAGCTGTATGTCAAGCCGATGCAATTGATAACTTCAATGGTATCACACCGTACTCTGCGAACGATGCACCAGTATCTTTCATCGCAGCAGGCAGCCCATGGCCGATGGCGGAAATCACAGACTCTCCAACTTTCTAAGGATGTTGGAGTAAAAGAAGAGGGAGTCGCAAGACTCTCTCTTTTAGTTTTCAGTGGCTGATTTAAAGTCACTCCATGCAAGAACCGGCTGTTGACTGCTTAAGACAGCAGTTTCAATCAAAGCTTCTAATTCACGATAATTTCCTGGGAAAGAACGTTTCGAAAGTTCTTCGATCACTTGGGGATGAACACTTTGAATTTGTTTGCCATAAAAATTGCCAAGGCGTTTGGCTTCCGCCAATACCAAGATCGGTAAATCTTCTTTGCGAGTGCGTAGGGGAGGTACCACAATCACGTTATCGCTCATGAACTCCCACAAATCCCAGCGGAATTTATTTTTACTCACGCGCATTTCAATTTCTTTTTCGTGAGCTGTTCCAATAATGCGCACATCGGCTTCATAAAAATGAGTACCGCCAGAGCGCTGAGTTTTCTTTTGATTAAAGACGCGCGAGAGCATCCCTTGGCAGCGTTTTTCGATATGATCGATGTCAGAAAGAATCAAACTTCCAAAGTGAGCTTTTTCAACAAGACCTGGGGTGCCGCGAATGCGCACGCCTACTTCCATGCGCTCTTCATTGCCAAAAAGTTGTGGTTCGTGGAATTCACCTGGCACCATTGAGCAATTAAATTGAATAAGGCTGTTTGAACTCCACGGACTGTTGTAGTGAAGAATCTGAGCAATCTCACTTAATTGACTGCCGGGTTCACCTAATATGAGGACGGGTGTACGAACCTTCAGATAGAGCTTAATACTTTTTTGTAACTCTTGAACCTGAGGACTTGCCCCTAACATGCTGGCCAAATGATAGCGAACGTCGAGGTTTTCTTTCAACGCACGATTCTCGGCACTCAATCTTTGATTTTCTTTGCGCAGATGGCGCTTTTCTAAAATCTTATTTACAAGGATTTCCAAAGTGCCCAGTTCAATAGGCTTCAAAAGGTAATCTTCAGCGCCATCTTTCATCGCATTGACTGCTGTTTCAATACTACCAAAGGCGGTCATCATCACTATCGAGACAGTTGGATCTTCTTTTTTTACTTGTTGAACTAATTCAAGACCACTTTCGCCAGCCAAGTTCAGATCCGTGAGCAATAAATCAACATTGGTTCTGCGAATCGCATCCAGGGCTTGGGCAATATTTGAGGCCACGATAGTCCTGTAACCAAAAGTATGAAGCGCCAAACTTAAACTGTCGCGAATGCGAAGTTCATCATCGACGATCAAAATTAACTCTCGACTTTCGCCTGAAGTATTTCCTGACATTGTGCTCATTGTTAAAATTTAGCATAATGAAAAACATTGGAGTACATAATTATATGCTTAAAGCACTTTCCTTTATCTTTGTAGGTGCGGGAATTTTTTC containing:
- a CDS encoding HRDC domain-containing protein; protein product: MQWLKRKIRQLLWTMALLLMTAIPIATVLIPKTNPLSKAFWIGLATVFSFAYLFSLTRRKSKNRYKDDQGYVVMKGRDEYEHRLIAMRTLKRKLFPNEVVHHINGVRSDNRLINLCVMDRRQHELVHAWLEWKRKANGRYPSFKEQKQVLVDEHKGILLENYLGVGFKRYTSPVRPQFEVQKPKVRFTYRSTGNSQKLFSDLRRERNRLAKEENIPAYLVFKNHTLTEMAEQMPQDAQAMARIIGVTPEKSRLYGDQFLAIIWKHKSEASLRFRR
- a CDS encoding sigma-54 dependent transcriptional regulator, whose protein sequence is MSTMSGNTSGESRELILIVDDELRIRDSLSLALHTFGYRTIVASNIAQALDAIRRTNVDLLLTDLNLAGESGLELVQQVKKEDPTVSIVMMTAFGSIETAVNAMKDGAEDYLLKPIELGTLEILVNKILEKRHLRKENQRLSAENRALKENLDVRYHLASMLGASPQVQELQKSIKLYLKVRTPVLILGEPGSQLSEIAQILHYNSPWSSNSLIQFNCSMVPGEFHEPQLFGNEERMEVGVRIRGTPGLVEKAHFGSLILSDIDHIEKRCQGMLSRVFNQKKTQRSGGTHFYEADVRIIGTAHEKEIEMRVSKNKFRWDLWEFMSDNVIVVPPLRTRKEDLPILVLAEAKRLGNFYGKQIQSVHPQVIEELSKRSFPGNYRELEALIETAVLSSQQPVLAWSDFKSATEN